One Tolypothrix bouteillei VB521301 DNA window includes the following coding sequences:
- a CDS encoding carotenoid oxygenase family protein — protein sequence MQSFQLYERASTVPEKSYTRASWQAGYQSLKQEFDYWIDDIEGEIPPELHGTLFRNGPGLLDINGQRIHHPFDGDGMISRVTFFDGRAHFSNRHVRTAAYLEEQKAGKILYRGVFGTQKPGGVLANAFDFRLKNIANTNVIYWGGKLLALWEAADPHRLDPYTLETLGKEHFNGVLSEGEAFSAHPRFDPSSSDDGMPRLVNFSIKPGLSTTITIFELNDKGEVVSKHPHSVPGFAFIHDFAITPNYCIFFQNPVTFNPLPFVLGMRGAGECIKFQPHQPTRIIIISRNPKQKGVQIIETQSGFVFHHANAFEVGDEVVVDSICYESLPEVEPESDFREVDFDALQPGQLWRFHLNLKQKTVQRQLLESQCCEFPTMHADKVGRPYRYLYMGAAHARSGNAPLQAFLKVDLESGKRQLWSAAPHGFASEPIFVPRRGSEREDDGWVVGLVYDSTHHRSDVVILDAKDFERGAIAKLHLKHHVPYGLHGNFVSECFL from the coding sequence ATGCAGTCTTTTCAACTCTACGAAAGAGCCTCTACGGTTCCAGAAAAATCATACACTCGCGCTAGTTGGCAAGCAGGGTATCAGTCTCTCAAACAAGAGTTTGATTATTGGATTGATGATATAGAAGGGGAAATTCCCCCGGAACTTCACGGCACCTTATTTAGAAATGGTCCGGGATTGCTAGACATTAACGGTCAACGCATTCATCACCCTTTTGATGGGGATGGCATGATTTCTCGTGTCACCTTTTTTGATGGACGCGCCCATTTCAGCAACCGCCATGTTCGCACGGCTGCGTACTTAGAAGAACAGAAAGCTGGTAAGATTCTCTACCGGGGTGTTTTTGGTACGCAAAAGCCCGGTGGCGTGCTGGCAAATGCCTTTGATTTCCGGCTTAAAAATATTGCCAACACCAACGTAATTTATTGGGGTGGAAAATTGCTTGCTCTGTGGGAAGCAGCTGACCCCCACCGCCTCGATCCTTACACACTAGAGACGTTAGGAAAAGAACACTTTAATGGTGTTTTATCGGAAGGTGAGGCTTTCTCCGCCCATCCCCGTTTTGACCCCAGTTCTAGTGATGATGGGATGCCACGACTGGTTAACTTTTCTATCAAGCCGGGACTCTCCACAACAATTACTATTTTTGAGCTAAACGATAAAGGCGAAGTCGTTAGCAAACACCCTCACAGCGTACCTGGTTTTGCTTTTATCCACGATTTTGCTATCACTCCAAATTACTGCATCTTCTTTCAGAATCCCGTAACCTTCAATCCCTTACCTTTTGTGTTGGGAATGCGTGGTGCTGGAGAGTGTATTAAGTTTCAGCCACACCAACCGACTCGCATCATCATTATTTCCCGCAACCCGAAACAGAAAGGAGTTCAGATTATAGAAACTCAATCTGGGTTTGTGTTCCACCATGCCAACGCTTTTGAAGTGGGGGATGAAGTTGTGGTTGACTCTATTTGTTACGAATCGCTTCCAGAAGTGGAACCGGAAAGCGATTTTCGGGAAGTTGATTTTGATGCCCTTCAACCGGGACAATTGTGGCGCTTCCATCTCAATCTCAAACAGAAAACCGTGCAAAGACAGTTGCTGGAAAGCCAGTGCTGTGAGTTTCCTACCATGCACGCCGACAAAGTTGGGCGTCCGTACCGTTACTTATATATGGGTGCAGCACACGCAAGGAGTGGGAACGCACCATTGCAGGCATTTTTGAAAGTTGATTTAGAATCTGGCAAGCGACAACTTTGGAGTGCCGCACCTCATGGTTTTGCTAGCGAACCTATTTTTGTACCGCGTCGGGGTTCTGAAAGAGAAGATGACGGCTGGGTAGTGGGTTTGGTGTACGATTCTACCCACCATCGTTCGGATGTCGTTATTTTAGACGCCAAAGACTTTGAGCGGGGTGCGATCGCAAAATTGCATCTCAAGCACCATGTACCTTATGGTTTACACGGTAACTTTGTCTCGGAATGTTTTCTTTAA
- a CDS encoding diacylglycerol/polyprenol kinase family protein, with translation MLSLALNVSPLLGNLIATALTFVYVFGLLAILNFGVLKLKLPQDISRKIVHIGAGSTIGFLTLYNDLHWSKYMNVTIFVVWIVLLVQKGLFANPDDEAVITMTRTGDRRELLKGPLFFVIVATLCGTFLYKNFAGIVAMASLGWGDGVAPIVGYRIGKIKYTILSSKTLEGSFSMLIFAFVASVFFVWLVIPNQVNLTRIFFLAVIATLIEACSPKEVDNILIPTGVAIAANFI, from the coding sequence ATGTTATCTCTAGCCTTAAACGTTAGCCCGTTACTAGGAAATTTGATAGCTACAGCACTAACATTTGTTTACGTATTTGGATTGCTAGCAATCTTGAATTTTGGTGTTTTGAAACTTAAATTACCACAAGATATTAGTCGAAAAATTGTTCATATTGGTGCAGGCTCTACTATTGGATTTTTAACTCTTTATAACGATCTCCACTGGTCTAAGTATATGAATGTAACAATTTTTGTAGTGTGGATTGTGCTTTTAGTTCAGAAAGGTCTGTTTGCCAACCCAGATGATGAAGCTGTGATAACTATGACGCGCACGGGAGATAGGCGTGAACTTCTGAAAGGACCGCTTTTTTTTGTTATTGTTGCCACTCTTTGCGGTACTTTCTTGTATAAAAATTTTGCGGGAATTGTGGCGATGGCGAGCCTGGGTTGGGGTGATGGTGTTGCACCAATAGTTGGGTATCGAATTGGCAAAATAAAATACACGATTTTAAGTTCCAAAACACTAGAAGGTAGCTTTTCAATGTTGATTTTTGCCTTCGTTGCTAGTGTCTTTTTTGTTTGGCTTGTAATACCGAATCAAGTTAATTTGACAAGGATTTTTTTCCTAGCAGTCATTGCTACTCTTATAGAAGCTTGTAGCCCAAAAGAAGTTGATAATATTTTGATACCAACAGGAGTTGCGATCGCAGCAAATTTCATCTGA
- a CDS encoding glycoside hydrolase family 10 protein has translation MTNHNPEIRGVWLTATDSKVLNSRQNIAEAMQFLAETGFNVVFPVVWTRGTTIYPSQVMQQTFGTDIQPLFTGRDPLAELIVEAQRVGLKVIPWLEYGFASSYNLNGGLLLARKPEWAAIDSEGNLLKKNGFEWLNALDPEVQNFMLSLVLEIVKNYAVDGIQGDDRFPALPSEGGCDRKTADKYRQQFGEEPPTNSQDKQWLRWRADILTQFLALLYQEVKAVNSNLIVSVAPNIYDWAYKEYLQDSPTWIEKGLVDIIHPQIYRRDFAAYKGIVDRLITEQFTDATLPRLAPGILMKVGSYRISSQYLLQSIQYNRTLGISGEVFFFYEGLRENNNALAQVLRQGPYSQCVAFPSLLDLNRGKVINKPSFSVFQKLQDFLKNLF, from the coding sequence ATGACAAATCACAACCCAGAAATACGAGGCGTTTGGCTGACCGCTACTGATAGCAAAGTTCTCAATTCACGGCAAAACATTGCAGAAGCAATGCAATTCCTTGCTGAAACGGGTTTTAATGTTGTTTTTCCCGTAGTTTGGACTAGAGGAACAACAATATACCCGAGTCAAGTTATGCAACAAACCTTTGGTACAGACATTCAGCCGCTTTTTACTGGACGCGATCCTCTAGCAGAATTGATTGTTGAGGCGCAACGGGTAGGGCTAAAGGTGATTCCTTGGTTGGAATATGGATTTGCGAGTTCCTACAACTTGAATGGTGGATTACTCCTCGCAAGAAAACCAGAATGGGCGGCGATTGACAGTGAGGGTAATTTACTGAAAAAAAACGGTTTTGAGTGGTTAAACGCTCTTGACCCAGAAGTTCAAAATTTTATGTTAAGCTTAGTGCTGGAAATCGTTAAAAATTATGCAGTAGACGGTATTCAAGGTGACGATCGCTTTCCTGCTTTGCCAAGTGAAGGTGGTTGCGATCGCAAAACCGCAGACAAATATCGCCAGCAGTTTGGGGAAGAACCTCCGACAAATTCCCAAGACAAACAATGGCTGCGATGGCGTGCTGATATTCTGACTCAGTTTCTAGCCCTGTTGTATCAAGAAGTAAAAGCTGTCAATTCCAACCTAATAGTGTCTGTTGCTCCCAATATTTATGACTGGGCGTATAAAGAATACTTACAGGATTCTCCTACCTGGATAGAAAAGGGGTTAGTAGATATTATTCATCCGCAAATTTATCGACGAGACTTTGCTGCATATAAAGGAATTGTCGATCGACTCATCACGGAGCAGTTCACGGACGCTACACTGCCAAGATTAGCACCAGGGATTCTCATGAAAGTGGGTTCTTACCGCATCAGCTCGCAGTACCTATTACAAAGTATTCAGTACAATCGTACTCTTGGTATTTCAGGTGAAGTCTTTTTTTTCTATGAAGGTTTGCGAGAAAACAATAATGCTCTAGCGCAAGTGTTGCGACAAGGTCCCTACTCTCAATGTGTCGCATTTCCTTCCCTATTAGACTTAAATCGAGGTAAAGTAATCAATAAACCTTCATTTTCTGTTTTTCAAAAGCTACAAGATTTTCTGAAGAATCTTTTTTAG
- a CDS encoding DUF2358 domain-containing protein, whose protein sequence is MERDFQVERIIETLKQDLPTLFEKDISYDIYTQDISFQDPVNKFKGKLSYRIIFWTLRFHAQLFFIKIFFDLHEVSQSDKDTILAKWTVRGILRVPWKAKLYFNGYSTYRLDKNALIYDHTDTWDRKPGEILQQFFQKGGDL, encoded by the coding sequence GTGGAACGGGACTTTCAAGTAGAAAGAATTATAGAGACTCTCAAACAAGATTTACCAACATTGTTTGAAAAAGATATATCTTACGACATTTACACGCAAGATATATCTTTTCAAGACCCCGTGAATAAGTTCAAGGGGAAATTAAGCTACCGCATCATTTTTTGGACTTTACGATTCCACGCACAACTTTTTTTTATTAAAATTTTCTTCGATTTACATGAAGTCTCTCAATCGGACAAGGATACCATCTTAGCAAAATGGACTGTTCGCGGTATTTTGCGTGTTCCTTGGAAAGCTAAACTCTATTTTAATGGTTACTCAACTTACAGACTCGACAAAAATGCTTTAATTTACGATCATACCGACACTTGGGATCGAAAACCGGGGGAAATTTTGCAACAATTTTTTCAGAAAGGAGGAGATCTTTAA